One Diospyros lotus cultivar Yz01 chromosome 1, ASM1463336v1, whole genome shotgun sequence genomic window carries:
- the LOC127788538 gene encoding multiple organellar RNA editing factor 4, mitochondrial-like: MLRRRALTLASLHRSTKPSFSHSTAPNCNPTRLFSSSLLQSRNQNRLDIRCLFVCRNGSSPSSSISTGALMYRLTGARFMATRAMNDSSNRPPKETILLDGCDFEHWLVVVEPPDPNLTRDEIIDSYIKTLAQVVGSEEEARMKIYSVSTKHYFAFGCLVPEELSYKIKELPHVRWVLPDSYLDVKNKDYGGEPFINGQAVPYDPKYHALWVKNHEESMRKNNRRDRTRDVDRRRNIQRTEGMSMQRAPNPPTTPTQNTSSLASTVGNQNLMSKPSYQNQERPLPNFSNQNVQRQLQMQNPDGPRTRMPPPMQNHPDGQRMGMPPQMQVLDGQRMGMLPQMQNPDGHRMGMPPQMQNPDGQRMGMPPQMQNPDGQRMGMATQMQNPNGQRMGMPPQMQNPDGQRMGMATQMQNPNGQRMGMVTQMQNPDGQRMGMATQMQNPDGQRTGMATQMQNPDGQRMGMPPQVVNNDFQNRNMSPQMPNPDVQNIHAPQSMQHPNIRNMDVVPPASNGNILNRNPRLPAQNWNHQSRTMQYPVQNSNFEAPDTPPSIQNQNFYNRGTQPPVENHGMREPNGIQYHDAPYRNMQNVQPGDYGNMRAMPNGSDYTSMGNEQSRYYQGGNLQSNVNNGNAQNTNYDGWSSSNGMDMGSSPSSRGYQSHEEYGAVANGNH; the protein is encoded by the exons ATGCTTCGGCGCAGAGCCCTAACCCTAGCTTCTCTGCATCGCAGCACGAAGCCCTCCTTTTCACATTCTACGGCTCCAAACTGTAACCCTACGAGACTCTTCTCATCTTCCTTGTTACAGTCGCGGAACCAGAACCGGCTTGATATCAGATGTTTGTTTGTCTGTCGCAACGGCTCGTCGCCTTCGAGCTCAATTTCGACTGGCGCTTTGATGTATCGGTTAACTGGTGCAAGGTTCATGGCTACACGGGCTATGAACGATTCGAGTAACAGGCCACCCAAGGAGACCATACTCCTGGACGGCTGCGACTTCGAGCACTGGCTCGTTGTGGTCGAGCCGCCGGATCCCAATCTTACTCGTGATGAGATCATAGATAGTTACATCAAAACCTTGGCTCAGGTTGTTGGCAG CGAAGAGGAGGCTCGGATGAAGATATACTCGGTTTCGACGAAGCACTACTTTGCCTTTGGTTGCCTTGTTCCCGAGGAGCTTTCCTACAAGATTAAAG AGCTGCCACATGTTCGATGGGTTCTTCCAGATTCTTATTTGGATGTTAAGAACAAGGATTATGGAG GTGAGCCTTTTATTAATGGTCAAGCCGTTCCCTACGACCCTAAGTATCACGCATTGTGGGTCAAGAATCATGAGGAGTCTATGAGAAAGAACAACAGAAGGGATAGAACAAGAGATGTTGACAGACGAAGGAACATTCAGAGAACAGAGGGTATGAGTATGCAACGTGCTCCAAATCCACCTACTACACCAACACAAAACACCAGTTCCCTGGCTTCAACTGTTGGAAACCAGAATTTGATGTCAAAACCAAGTTATCAAAATCAGGAACGTCCACTACCAAATTTCTCAAATCAAAATGTGCAACGTCAGCTTCAAATGCAGAACCCCGATGGCCCGAGAACAAGGATGCCACCTCCAATGCAGAACCACCCCGATGGCCAGAGAATGGGAATGCCGCCTCAAATGCAGGTTTTGGATGGTCAGAGAATGGGAATGCTGCCGCAAATGCAGAATCCTGATGGCCATAGAATGGGGATGCCACCGCAAATGCAGAATCCCGATGGCCAGAGAATGGGGATGCCACCGCAAATGCAGAATCCCGATGGCCAGAGAATGGGGATGGCGACACAAATGCAGAATCCCAACGGCCAGAGAATGGGGATGCCACCGCAAATGCAGAATCCCGATGGCCAGAGAATGGGGATGGCGACACAAATGCAGAATCCCAACGGCCAGAGAATGGGGATGGTGACACAAATGCAGAATCCCGATGGCCAGAGAATGGGGATGGCGACACAAATGCAAAATCCCGATGGCCAGAGAACGGGGATGGCGACACAAATGCAGAATCCGGATGGCCAGAGAATGGGGATGCCACCTCAAGTGGTAAATAATGATTTTCAGAATAGGAATATGTCACCTCAGATGCCAAATCCGGACGTCCAGAATATTCATGCACCACAAAGCATGCAGCATCCAAATATCAGAAATATGGATGTAGTTCCTCCTGCAAGCAATGGTAACATTCTGAATAGGAACCCGCGTTTACCAGCTCAGAATTGGAATCATCAGAGTAGAACCATGCAATATCCTGTGCAAAATAGTAATTTCGAGGCTCCAGACACACCACCATCCATTCAAAACCAGAACTTCTACAATAGGGGTACTCAACCTCCAGTGGAAAATCATGGTATGAGAGAACCAAACGGAATACAGTATCATGATGCTCCGTACAGAAATATGCAGAATGTGCAACCGGGAGATTATGGAAATATGAGAGCCATGCCGAATGGATCCGATTACACAAGCATGGGAAATGAGCAGAGCAGGTATTACCAAGGTGGAAATTTGCAGAGTAATGTCAACAACGGGAATGCTCAAAATACCAACTATGATGGGTGGAGCAGTTCAAATGGTATGGATATGGGGAGCTCACCCAGCAGCAGGGGTTACCAGTCTCATGAAGAGTATGGGGCAGTGGCAAATGGAAACCATTAG